From Haemorhous mexicanus isolate bHaeMex1 chromosome 1, bHaeMex1.pri, whole genome shotgun sequence, one genomic window encodes:
- the TPD52 gene encoding tumor protein D52 isoform X3, whose amino-acid sequence MEPPRDQGLLRSDSIPEVGEDAAATVSMAETLSEEERDELRKELAKVEEEIQTLSQVLAAKEKHLAEIKRKLGINSLQELKQNITKSWQDVTSTTAYKRTSETLSQAGQKASAAFSSVGSVITKKFEDVRNSPTFKSFEEKVENFKSKVGGSKPAGGDFGEVLNSAANASATETIAEQTEDETH is encoded by the exons GCCTGCTGAGGAGTGACTCTATACCTGAGGTTGGAGAGGATGCTGCTGCTACAGTCAGTATGGCAGAAACACTCTCAGAAGAAGAACGAGATGAGCTAAGAAAAGAGCTTGCCAAG GTGGAAGAGGAAATCCAGACACTCTCACAAGTGCTAGCTGCCAAAGAGAAGCATCTAGCGGAAATCAAGAGAAAGCTGGGAATTAACTCACTACAGGAACTAAAGCAGAACATTACCAAAAGCTGGCAAGATGTTACATCAACCACAGC ATACAAGAGAACATCAGAAACCCTGTCTCAGGCTGGTCAGAaggcttctgctgctttttcttctgttggttCAGTCATAACCAAGAAATTTGAAGATGTCAG AAATTCTCCTACTTTCAAATCCTTTGAGGAAAAAGTTGAAAACTTCAAG TCTAAAGTTGGAGGAAGCAAACCTGCTGGAGGAGACTTTGGAGAAGTTCTCAACTCTGCTGCCAATGCCAGTGCCACAGAAACTATTGCAGAACAGACAGAGGATGAGACCCACTGA
- the TPD52 gene encoding tumor protein D52 isoform X4: MAGLLRSDSIPEVGEDAAATVSMAETLSEEERDELRKELAKVEEEIQTLSQVLAAKEKHLAEIKRKLGINSLQELKQNITKSWQDVTSTTAYKRTSETLSQAGQKASAAFSSVGSVITKKFEDVRNSPTFKSFEEKVENFKSKVGGSKPAGGDFGEVLNSAANASATETIAEQTEDETH; this comes from the exons GCCTGCTGAGGAGTGACTCTATACCTGAGGTTGGAGAGGATGCTGCTGCTACAGTCAGTATGGCAGAAACACTCTCAGAAGAAGAACGAGATGAGCTAAGAAAAGAGCTTGCCAAG GTGGAAGAGGAAATCCAGACACTCTCACAAGTGCTAGCTGCCAAAGAGAAGCATCTAGCGGAAATCAAGAGAAAGCTGGGAATTAACTCACTACAGGAACTAAAGCAGAACATTACCAAAAGCTGGCAAGATGTTACATCAACCACAGC ATACAAGAGAACATCAGAAACCCTGTCTCAGGCTGGTCAGAaggcttctgctgctttttcttctgttggttCAGTCATAACCAAGAAATTTGAAGATGTCAG AAATTCTCCTACTTTCAAATCCTTTGAGGAAAAAGTTGAAAACTTCAAG TCTAAAGTTGGAGGAAGCAAACCTGCTGGAGGAGACTTTGGAGAAGTTCTCAACTCTGCTGCCAATGCCAGTGCCACAGAAACTATTGCAGAACAGACAGAGGATGAGACCCACTGA
- the TPD52 gene encoding tumor protein D52 isoform X1, which produces MLHWKRRMAARTELSGMDLYEDYKSPFDFNAGVNRNYLYLSPGINLSPPGSPTLAKSGLLRSDSIPEVGEDAAATVSMAETLSEEERDELRKELAKVEEEIQTLSQVLAAKEKHLAEIKRKLGINSLQELKQNITKSWQDVTSTTAYKRTSETLSQAGQKASAAFSSVGSVITKKFEDVRNSPTFKSFEEKVENFKSKVGGSKPAGGDFGEVLNSAANASATETIAEQTEDETH; this is translated from the exons ATGCTTCATTGGAAGAGGAGGATGGCTGCACGCACTGAACTGTCTGGCATGGATCTTTATGAGGATTACAAATCACCCTTCGATTTCAATGCTGGAGTGAACAGAAATTATCTTTACTTGTCTCCTGGCATAAACCTTTCTCCACCTGGATCACCTACACTGGCAAAGTCTG GCCTGCTGAGGAGTGACTCTATACCTGAGGTTGGAGAGGATGCTGCTGCTACAGTCAGTATGGCAGAAACACTCTCAGAAGAAGAACGAGATGAGCTAAGAAAAGAGCTTGCCAAG GTGGAAGAGGAAATCCAGACACTCTCACAAGTGCTAGCTGCCAAAGAGAAGCATCTAGCGGAAATCAAGAGAAAGCTGGGAATTAACTCACTACAGGAACTAAAGCAGAACATTACCAAAAGCTGGCAAGATGTTACATCAACCACAGC ATACAAGAGAACATCAGAAACCCTGTCTCAGGCTGGTCAGAaggcttctgctgctttttcttctgttggttCAGTCATAACCAAGAAATTTGAAGATGTCAG AAATTCTCCTACTTTCAAATCCTTTGAGGAAAAAGTTGAAAACTTCAAG TCTAAAGTTGGAGGAAGCAAACCTGCTGGAGGAGACTTTGGAGAAGTTCTCAACTCTGCTGCCAATGCCAGTGCCACAGAAACTATTGCAGAACAGACAGAGGATGAGACCCACTGA
- the TPD52 gene encoding tumor protein D52 isoform X2, producing MLHWKRRMAARTELSGMDLYEDYKSPFDFNAGVNRNYLYLSPGINLSPPGSPTLAKSGLLRSDSIPEVGEDAAATVSMAETLSEEERDELRKELAKVEEEIQTLSQVLAAKEKHLAEIKRKLGINSLQELKQNITKSWQDVTSTTAYKRTSETLSQAGQKASAAFSSVGSVITKKFEDVSIRSLQHSISMPIMR from the exons ATGCTTCATTGGAAGAGGAGGATGGCTGCACGCACTGAACTGTCTGGCATGGATCTTTATGAGGATTACAAATCACCCTTCGATTTCAATGCTGGAGTGAACAGAAATTATCTTTACTTGTCTCCTGGCATAAACCTTTCTCCACCTGGATCACCTACACTGGCAAAGTCTG GCCTGCTGAGGAGTGACTCTATACCTGAGGTTGGAGAGGATGCTGCTGCTACAGTCAGTATGGCAGAAACACTCTCAGAAGAAGAACGAGATGAGCTAAGAAAAGAGCTTGCCAAG GTGGAAGAGGAAATCCAGACACTCTCACAAGTGCTAGCTGCCAAAGAGAAGCATCTAGCGGAAATCAAGAGAAAGCTGGGAATTAACTCACTACAGGAACTAAAGCAGAACATTACCAAAAGCTGGCAAGATGTTACATCAACCACAGC ATACAAGAGAACATCAGAAACCCTGTCTCAGGCTGGTCAGAaggcttctgctgctttttcttctgttggttCAGTCATAACCAAGAAATTTGAAGATGTCAG TATACGCTCCTTACAACATTCAATTAGTATGCCTATTATGAGGTAA